TATCAGGAGGATGAGATTGAATATTTTTTGGCTAGGGCTGGAGCGAATGCGGATGTGGTTATTGCTGACTTTGGCTCAATTCCGGAAAGCGCTGCATGGTATGTTGGAATGCACAAATCGGCACTACGCATGATCGTCACTCATCCGAAGCATGAATACAGACTTGAACCTCTACTAGAGCTTGCGGGGCATATGGATCTACGTCCACATGATTTTCAACTGATTATTAACCGCAGCAATGTAGAAGAAATATCTTCACCTAAAAATCTTGCGCTTCGCTTTGGGACTGAAATCTTACTGGAGCTACCGTATTACCAGCCCTTGCAGGAGAGCTTGCCGTTAGGGAAAAAGGAACTGCAGTATGTAGATGATAAGGTACATTCTCTGCTAGTGTCGATGGGGCTAGCACCAGAAGCTAAAAAGAAAGGTATATTCCTATGAACGGAAATCAAACGAAGCGTCCGTTGTTCTCTCTGAAACAAAGCATTCTGCGCTTGAGTAAACCGGGTAAGGAAGACTTTTATACATTTTTGCAAAAAATGAAAAATGATATGAACCAAGGGCTGGAGCGTGAGGATGATGCCTACTTCGAGCTAAATGCGAAGGCACTAATTGGCGATCCGCAGGCAGTTAGCTTTTTTATGAATGGGATAGAAAAGTATTTACGGAAGACTCCATTTACGGGCAAGGTTCCAGAAGCATACCGGACGGTGGCAGAAGCGCTCTATCATGAGTGGAAGGGCTTTGGACCGGCATATCGTTGGTTTACTGATCGTGCATACAGTGAGTCAACGGGGCTCCAGATGATTGGAAAGCAAATTTTTTATAATCATAAAGGTGAGTTTGTAGCTTATCCGTACGAGATGCCTTCTCTAGATCGGGTGGAGCAGTTAAAGCGTTCTTTATTAAAAAGTGATCCCAACAAAAAGCTGAACAAGGACAACCCTTCGGTGGAGTTCAAAATGGATGATCCGCTCTGGCCCGGTCGATTTATCCGACTTGCCATTTGGGTATCCCCGAGAGTATGGGATGGATTCACCACCATATCACTGCGGCGGCAGGTTGTAGAGTTCCTGAGTCTAGAAGATCAAGCAGGTACGGAATGTATTCCAGCGGAAGCGGTTGAAATGATTCGGGCGTTATCATCCACTTTTCGCAATACCATAATTGCGGGTGCTGTTGGATCAGGAAAAACAACCTTTGCAAATACGATCGTCGGCGAGCAACTGCTTGGATCCTCGTCTTGTATGGGTGTGGTGATGATAGAGAAGCATCCGGAGTCGATTTTACCTTATCAGATTAAAGGGCATCGAATTATTCCGATACAAGCTGCAAACGAGGAATTAATGGAGGTGGGGGTAGAGTCACTGCGGCATGACCCAAACATTTTGTATATGACAGAAATGCGGTATAACGAATGGGAATTTTACCTGTGGAGTGGGGAGAAGGGATATGACGGTATCACCGGAACCTTCCACACCGTGGATTCGGAGGACATTCCTTATCAAGGCGCTTTTGCCGTGTCGACAAGAATTGGCGGGAGTCTTAAGGGACATTTAATCTCTGCACTGAAATCATGCGAGCTAGTTTTTATTTTGGAGAGTGTTCCAAATGGGAAGAAGCGGCTGACGCGAATATCGGAAGTCTTTTATGAAGAGGAAAAGAACTCTGTATTTGCGAATGATCTGATGCGCTGGGAGCCTCAGAATATGAGTTGGTCTTATAATGACAAGCTGACGAAGAGCTTGATTCTGAAGATGTCTAAGAAAAATGAGCAGGCGACACAGTTGCTTCAGAAAGAGCTAGGACGACTTGCAACCGCAAAGTCAATGGATCAGCCAATTAAGGAAAGCTTGAAATCTAAGATCATTCTTAACGAGTAAGGGGGTGAAACTGTGGATCTATTATTGTATATTTTTCGTTTTATCCTCCATTTATTGATTGTGTGGGGAATGTGGCTGCTCATTAAACCACTAATTGAACGGCATTTATGGCAGGTGAGTCAGAAAGTAGATTTTCGGATCAAATATAAGATGAGTATTTTTGGTAAAAGGGTTAGCTCAGTAAAAAAAAGGCTGTGGCTTTACCGTCATCTAGATAATTCTCTGTATTTTGTACATCAAAACTATGAGCCGGGTGTAAGTGTTATGCGTTTTGTCGGGCGTACAGTAATAGTATTTATTGCGGTTTTTCTATCAGGACTACTGACGATCAGTGAGCTTCCTGGGCGACTTAGTTTTAACAATCCGTTTTTGGATGGAATCACCTTTAATGAAGGACAGTCGATCCAAGAGGCTTGGAGATTTCCGTTTTTTATGGCTGTGATTTCTGCGATGATTCCTTATTTTCGTATGAGATACATCTACGCACAGAGGAAGGTGCACGGAAGCTACGATCTACTTGATGTAGTCAAGATCTCTACCAAATTCACTCATTTGTCGGTAGATTCCATTCTTGATCGGACAGCTGATTTTCTTACGGATAAGAATGTGCTGAAAGGTCCATTGAAGCTGCTAGGGGCTGCATTTTCTAATTACAGTAATGAGAAGGAGCTTGCCCAGGAAGCCGGAAGGTTTTCCGGTGCGATTGGCACTACTTTCGCTTTGGAGTTTATATCGGATCTGCTCTATGCCGAGAAGGAAGGAAGCCGTTATTTAAAAAGCTCGCTGATGCTATTAAACCGTTCTATGGAGCAACAGAGGGATACGATTTTGACTGTAAAAGCGGGCAGTAGAGATGCGATCAGCCTTGGCTTATACGGGAATCTATTGGTGCTAGTATCTACGGTTGGAACCTTTATGTATATGCTGAAGCCTGATGTCTATTTCCAATTGCAGTTTGAGACTACAGTAGGGCTTTCCTTTTTAATGGTGATCATTTCCGGTCTTTTTATTTCTTTTGTGATCAGTACTATTCTCGCCAGACCTAAACTGGACTACCACTAAGGTGATGAGCTATGGACAGATTGTTACTATTAGTTACTGTAATCGGGATTGTATATGTCGCATTACTTGTCTTTGTAAGCAGCAGTAGTAAACAGGAGAGATATCTTGTTCGATTAGGACTACGGTGGAATAAGCTTGGGGAACGGGTGCAGGGGGATAGACTTCAGCAATTATTGAATGACTCTGGTCTATCGATTTCAGCTCGTAAAATTACGCTTTTCCGTTATTCAGCAGCGCTGATTTATTTAATAACTCAAGTCATCAGCGATTTTATACGCTCCGACACCTTTTCGATCTATGATCCTCTAATTGCTCTACTTATTCTCGTAATCAGCAGTCCGATGCGCTATCTTCCGTTTGGCTGGGTACTTGCATGGCTTCATCAAAAGACGGTTATTAAAAAAGACGGTGAGCTCATCTCTTTCATTCGTCTATACGAGAATAATCGGCTACGCAAGCGTGGATATGCACAATTTGGCACTTTTTGCGGGAGTACGGCTGGACATTTTCAATATATACGTCAGGACTTGTACGAGTTGTCAGAACGAGCAGTAGATGAGGGTGTGGAGGGGGCGATTGAATGGTTTTGTGCCAAGTTTCCGGATGACCATAGTTTTATTAATGACATTCGTTCCATTCTGCTGGCTACTGAGGGGATGGACGACGACACAGAAGCTGCTAATTATTTACGTGAGCAAGGGAAGATCATCTCCAAAATCTCCAGTGATCAGTATTTAAAAAAATGGTCTTTTATCGGTGATTTATCGACGATTATTAACGTTATCCCATCGATTGCTACTTTTTTGATGATCGTCGCGATGGCGATGCAGTACATTTTGCTGATCAAAGGGAATTTTAATGGGGTCGGCATGTTCCAGTGAAAAATTGTATATTCAATATTATTTAAAAAATATAAAATAAAAGGGAGATTTTAACAATTAAAAAAGATGCTATTTCTACTGGTTTGTTTATCGCTATCGGATTTTTGTGCGTGGCCATCGTAATCGCGATTTTAGTTCCTTTGGTGCAAGATGTAATTAATGATACGGATGATAATAGACCGGATATCCCGGGTGTAACCTTAATTCAGCCGTTGGATTCCAGCCAAACTGCAGTTGCTTGGGTCTTAACCCACACTTCGGTTTAACTCAATTATGAAAAAAGACTCGATCTCCATAGCAATGTTTCTAGCCATTGGTTTTGTCATCGCAGGGATGTTCATTACGGTAGCCACGCATATCATTGGCAGCAGTCAGGACGATATTATCACACATACTAAGCAAGTAGAGCAATATTAGGAGGAGGCGTTTCTATTGAAGGAGACCGTCCTCCGGGCATTATTCATGTGGCTTGTCCTGTTTATTATCCTGCAGCCCATTTTCACCTATATTGATTATCTGCTAGATTTGCAGGTCAAAGCTAATACGTCCTACATCACACAAAAAGCAGCAACGGAGGGGATGGTCACAGCATCTATGCGGAATGAAGTGATTTCAAATCTTAAGGCGATTGGGTTCTCGGAGGGTTCCATAGAAATCACAAGCAGCACGGACACTGTTCAGGAACGAAAAAAACGACTAGATGTTTTTGTAACGGCACCGCGAATAAATCTGTTTCCGTATAACTTTTCCACGGTTTCGCAGCCTACCCGATATTATGGGCATGGGTCAATTATGAGTGAATATCTCGATTGATTAAGGGATGAGCCTAATTTATGGATTACATTATTAAGCTGGCATTTGTCCTACTGATCTTTATCTACTCCTGGTTCTTTCAGATTCAGAATCAGGAGTGGGACATGCTGCGCAGCATGCTAAAAGATGCAAACAATATCGCTGTTCACGATGCCGCGCAGGAGTTAGATGAGATTGAACTCACGCAAGGCCGTCTAATTATCGATCCCACGCTTGCATACGATACTTTTCAGCATGCCTTACAGGCGAATCTTGGACTTGATAACGGTCTTTCTCCCAAAATGGGCAGCCGTTTTAAGAATCAAGTAAAGATCGTGAAGTTCGATATTGTTGATGATGCTGCTGGAGTGACTTTTCCGCTTTTATACGAGGATAGTGAATATGGCATTACCAAATACATAGAGGGTCCCTCGGTTATTGCCGTCATTGAGACGGAACATCCGCTGCTGATCTCCAGAGCCAAAACACAAGAGCCAATCAGAGTACCAGCAGTTCAGGAGTATAAGTTCAATAAGTAGGGAAAATCCAATTGAGACTAGGGAGAGATTTGGGGATGAAGAAGAAAATTGTAGAGGCGACTATGGCAGCAACAATGTTATTGGGTGCAGTATTGGGGCAGGGAGTGGTTGCAAATGCGGAAGCGGTTACACCAGTAGCTACTGCTAAGCCAACAGCGGCGGTAAAACCTACAGCAAGCGTGAAACCAACAGCAACGCCGATGCCTATTATGAGGGATAATCTGAGTAAATTTGGTCTGAAGAAAGAAGTGGAGCTGCCTGTGACGGTAACGGTGGGTGGGTTGAGTTATACGTTAGAGAAGATAATGATCTATGATATTAATTCCAAAGATGCACAGGGGTTAATTAAGAAATACGACTACCAAGGTACAGGAAAATATTTTATTTGGACAAAGATTACGGTTGAGAATAAGAGTAGGGACATGATTCGGCAGAATGTAACGGACTTAAGCGAAAAGTGGAGATTACTTTTTGGTGATGAACCGACGGCTCCTACAATGCCTAAAGCCAGTTATTACAAACCAAATAGTAATGAAGCTGTATGGGATTGGAGTCTAGCACCTGGGCAAAAGTTAAGTACGTATCAAGCTTATCTTTATAGTGGGAATTTCAACTGGTTCTACATTAAAGCAAAATATAAAGGTGCTTCTGAGTCGAAATACATCGTTAATCGTCCAGTAGAGTAGGTAAATACAATGAAAAATATCTATTCTTTTGCTCTTTGCTTGTTCTTAATTTTCCCTTTCTTTATTTATCCTGCAGAGGCAGCCGACACGAAATCTATAACGTTGAGCGTACCAATTACAACGGGCTTGACGGGATCGATCAATAGCGCGAAGACATTTTATTTAGACCTTCCTAGTGGGGTATCAAGCGCCTCGATCAAGACAGGTACGCTTAAATATAACGGCAATAACAGTACTATCGGTGCAATTACACTTGAAAATGGTAAGGTGAAAGTTACTTTGAAGGGGAATGAAAAGTCTGAAACATTTTCGGTAGAAGGATACGATGGAGATTATAAAGAACAATTCATCACCCAACCTGGTAATTCCATCTGGCGTTATGCGGATGGTAGAAGGTGGCAGATCAATAACTACAAACCTGAACTGGGAAAGAACGATAGTTATAACGTCAACGCTGCAGATTCGCTCATGCCATCAGGTGAACCGCCCAAAAGGGACGTAGTTACAAAATCAGATATTTCTAATAGGGGATTAGTATGGTTTGGTAAGGGAGGAACAGAAATAATATCTGCTAGTAGTGTCATTCAGTCTAGTATCAGAGTTGAAAGATCAAATCTTATTGGAGCGACTGGTACAAGCGAAATCAAGGATGGCAATAAGTTTATTATTACCTATACAGTGCCTTCGGCGAATGTCCGGCCAGAACAAGTTTCAGATGGTTTTGATAAGGGACAATGGGTAGAAGGACGCTTGTATTTTGTATTGCTTCCTTATTATTTCACAGCCAGTGCCAAAGTAACTTCTTACAGCTACGCTGGCACTGTGAACTTCGACTACACTCTCCCTACAGAACCAACTCTTACCGGTACGGTAACTCTAAACAAACCTAATCCCAATCCTACGAAATTGGGAGATAAAGATGAACCTGTTCAAATTTCACTAATGGGGCAGCTGCAAGGATACAATGATGCTTCAAACATTGATGAGTGGGTGTTCTATGCTAAAGAGAAAGATAGGAATAATACACTCAAAACGAAAAAGGAGTCTGCAAAGACATTTAACGTGAGTACTTTATTTGATTTTGAGATTAAAAAATCGAGTGTTACG
This Paenibacillus sp. FSL R5-0345 DNA region includes the following protein-coding sequences:
- a CDS encoding ATPase, T2SS/T4P/T4SS family, with translation MNGNQTKRPLFSLKQSILRLSKPGKEDFYTFLQKMKNDMNQGLEREDDAYFELNAKALIGDPQAVSFFMNGIEKYLRKTPFTGKVPEAYRTVAEALYHEWKGFGPAYRWFTDRAYSESTGLQMIGKQIFYNHKGEFVAYPYEMPSLDRVEQLKRSLLKSDPNKKLNKDNPSVEFKMDDPLWPGRFIRLAIWVSPRVWDGFTTISLRRQVVEFLSLEDQAGTECIPAEAVEMIRALSSTFRNTIIAGAVGSGKTTFANTIVGEQLLGSSSCMGVVMIEKHPESILPYQIKGHRIIPIQAANEELMEVGVESLRHDPNILYMTEMRYNEWEFYLWSGEKGYDGITGTFHTVDSEDIPYQGAFAVSTRIGGSLKGHLISALKSCELVFILESVPNGKKRLTRISEVFYEEEKNSVFANDLMRWEPQNMSWSYNDKLTKSLILKMSKKNEQATQLLQKELGRLATAKSMDQPIKESLKSKIILNE